Part of the Procambarus clarkii isolate CNS0578487 chromosome 20, FALCON_Pclarkii_2.0, whole genome shotgun sequence genome, ACTGTAAGGCTGTGACTTCTTCACTGTAAGGCTGTGACTTCTTCACTGTCACAACCAACAATTGTATTCTTGTAGTTTAAAATTAAGATCATTTAGACATGACAAAATGATATCGTTGTCAGTACAAAAGCTGCCAAATCCATTTTTTTCCTAGAAAATCAAGAATGATTAAGCATTCTTAGCTGATGAAGTCTCATGAtgagtgtggtgtagaagccAAGAGCCTCTCAGCGTGGGACACTAGTGGGCggcatctggttgatacctggttgatacctggttgatacctgacaTCACCTCCTTggcttaacctaaccttcccaatAGCCGAGTGAGCTGCCTTTAAAGATATTAACGGAAGCCTCAATATGGTTCCCATgttatccaccccccccctccatgtccccgcggcccggtccctgactaggcctcctcctcctcacttgtCACGCTAGCCTCCACCTTGCTTGGTGGTCTGCTTCCTATCAGCCGCTCTCATAGCATTATTAGAACACGTGGACAGAATAACCTTTGTAAAGAACGTGGTTTAACTGCCAGGTACGTAATTTACTActcggtgaacagaggcatcaggtgaaaggaaacgtgtgaGTGCGCGCATGGAGAGCGGATGTTTGGTTTTAGCAGAGTGATAAAACAGACTTGCTGGAGTTATTGTCGTGGTGTGTGATGTTGCTGGGGGCacggagggacagggacagacagacacagagacacaggcagacaaagagaggcagacaggcaggcaagcagacagatagacaggcaggcaggcagacagacaggcaggcaggcaggcaggcaggcagacagacagacagacagacagacagacagacaggcagacagacagacagacagacaggcagacagacaaacagacagacaggcaggcagacagacagacagacagacagacagacagacagacagacagacagacaaacattgCAAGAGATACTAATGAAAAAAATGAACTTTATATATATTAAGAAAAAAGTTCAAATTACATGCTGAAAAAAATAACATCGAGATAAAAGCATTTTGATGAGGATTGAATACCAATTTTTTGGAAACAAAAACGTAATAAATATAGGCCTATAAACCTATTTCGAAAACTAAATAGAGACAAATCAATGAATTTCCTATAGCGAAGGCGCTATAGGAAATTTCATATAGAGAATAGCGAACACTATCGGCCTACTACCGAGACCAGTTAGCAAGCACTAATAGGCCTATTACACGGGGACAATTAACCAAGATTATAGGCCTACTAGTGAGAATAGGGATTGATGTACATTTGTATATTCATGCCAGTGTTGTGGTGACCCGAGAACGTTGTAACCAACAAAGTTTCTAAATCAAACAACTCTAATAATTTttgtatttaaatcactggtaaaAAAGCTGTTTCTAAATCAAAATCACAGAGGAAATAAATATAGTgaccctagcagtaaaataggtacctgggtgttagtcagctgtcacgggctgcttcctggggggtggaggcctggtcgaggaccgggccgcggagacactaaaaaagccccgaaatcatcttaagataacctcaggatctcaagataaccacaagtgcTGCTTTTAGTGTGGCTTTCTCTTAGGTAAACAGACTGTAACTTTCTCTATACGAACTAAAGTATATtcattttgtttttaattataaTTTGAGAAGAGTTAAGAAACACCTACACATGCTAGTCTAAGTCAGGGTGTACTGTgggctgttatagattcagctactcggagcaagttccaagtagcacgggctatggtgatcccgtatgtgtggggctggtggtgggccCGCGGACACCCAGCAGGAGAGGGAATGGAAGCAAAAGGTAAAGGGAAAATATGCATGCGGGCACAAGAGAAACGATGAAGGGAGaaacaagggagagggaggaaaatatGCTGAGAGGGGGAAGTTATGTTTATAGCTGAGATacacgcaggtgtgtgtgtgtgtgtgtgtgtgtgtgagtgtgtgtgggtgtgtgtgtgtatgtgtgtgtgtgtgtgtgtgtgtgtgtgtgtgtgtgtgtgtgtgtgtgtgtgtgtgtgtgtgtgtgtgtgtgtgtattcgcgtgcgtgcctgtgtgtatatatacgaaGTTCAGTCTTTCAATTTTCAGTACACATGTATAGTGTGCTTAAGTTGTCATTCATTCGCTTCTAGTAGAGTTCCCTTGACTGTGTTTAGTATTGTCTCTAGTATACTCTAGTATActagcaccccctcccccctggagCTAGTATACAATCACCACGCCCCTCTTAAAACAACAATCCTCTGCTCTACTGCCACCCCcaaccatctccccccccccacacccatttctccccctccctctcccatacCCGCCTGCTCCATCTCTCCCCACCGCCTCGAGTCCCCCAtctgaacaaacacacacagacaaacacgaCGGATGTAAACAGACAATTTTAAAAGCATAACTTGAAGAAAAACACGAGAGGTTGCCAGATGTAATAATAGAGGGAGTATAttattatttgtgcctgcagaatccagctattagctcttggaccccgcctttctgaccaatctattttttctctaacacacacacacatcctcagaaagaagcccgtggcagctgtctaactcccaggtaccccctCCATAACAGACTTGCTTGGACTAGACAAgcaggtaggagagagagagagggaaggtgctCTAGTGaaaaagggagtacctaagcaacagaagccaGAAAGTCATTGTCAAGGGCAAGATCTCATGAGTGATATCACCAGCGGACTCCCGCGGGATTAGGTAcacggacctatcttgtttctcgtatatgtaaatgatcttccagagggcctCCACTCATTCCCCTCACGCTGTATGGTAATGAGGCACATGTTATGAGGTGGATCACAATGAAGGAAGACAGCCtgcctcctcacacaccacagacaGCTCCTCACGTCGCATTCATCATTGCCTCATACTCATCATTGTTGACGTCGCTACTCATAATATACAATTTATGGAACATGAATCTAAATTGGAAATACCGTCAGTGTATTCGGGTATTATCGAGCCAGGTGTGTTGCACGCTACAGATATaccaggtgtgggggaggctaCAGATATACCAGGTGTGTTGCACGCTACAGATATACCAGGTGTGTTGCACGCTACAGATATaccaggtgtgggggaggctaCAGATATACCAGGTGTGTTGCACGCTACAGATATACCAGGTGTGTTGCACGCTACAGATATACCAGGTGTGTTGCACGCTACAGATATACCAGGTGTGTTGCACGCTACAGATATACCAGGTGTGTTGCATGCTGCAGATATACAAGGTGTGGGAGAGGCTACAGATATgccaggtgtgggggaggctaCAGATATgccaggtgtgggggaggctaCAGATATGCCAGGTGTGGAGTAGGCTACAGATATgccaggtgtgggggaggctaCAGATATaccaggtgtgggggaggctaCAGATAtaccaggtgtgggggagggtacaGATATACCAGGTGTGTTGCACGCTACAGATatacaaggtgtgggggaggctacAGATATgccaggtgtgggggaggctaCAGATATgccaggtgtgggggaggctaCAGATATGCCAAGTGTGGGGGAGGCTACAGATATGCCAGGTGTGGAGTAGGCTACAGATAtgccaggtgtgggggagggtacaGATATaccaggtgtgggggaggctaCAGATAtaccaggtgtgggggagggtacaGATATaccaggtgtgggggaggctaCAGATATACCAGGTGTGGAGTAGGCTACAAATATaccaggtgtgggggaggctaCAGATATaccaggtgtgggggaggctaCAGATATaccaggtgtgggggaggctaCAAATAtaccaggtgtgggggagggtacaGATAtaccaggtgtgggggagggtacaGATATACCAGGTGTGGAGTAGGCTACAAATATaccaggtgtgggggaggctaCAGATATaccaggtgtgggggaggctaCAAATAtaccaggtgtgggggagggtacaGATATaccaggtgtgggggaggctaCAGATATaccaggtgtgggggaggctaCAAATAtaccaggtgtgggggagggtacaGATATaccaggtgtgggggaggctaCAGATATATCAGGTGTGGGGGAGACTACAGCTATaccaggtgtgggggaggctaCAGATATACCAGGTGTGGAGTAGGCTACAAATATaccaggtgtgggggaggctaCAAATAtaccaggtgtgggggagggtacaGATATaccaggtgtgggggaggctaCAGATATatcaggtgtgggggagggtacaGATAtaccaggtgtgggggagggtacaGATATACCAGGTGTGGAGTAGGCTACAAATATaccaggtgtgggggaggctaCAAATAtaccaggtgtgggggagggtacaGATATaccaggtgtgggggaggctaCAGATATACCAGGTGTGGAGTAGGCTACAAATATaccaggtgtgggggaggctaCAAATAtaccaggtgtgggggagggtacaGATATaccaggtgtgggggaggctaCAAATATaccaggtgtgggggaggctaCAGATATACCAGGTGTGGAGTAGGCTACAGATATatcaggtgtgggggagggtacaGATAtaccaggtgtgggggagggtacaGATAtaccaggtgtgggggagggtacaGATATaccaggtgtgggggaggctaCAGATATaccaggtgtgggggaggctaCAGATATACCAGGTGTGGAGTAGGCTACAGATATatcaggtgtgggggagggtacaGATAtaccaggtgtgggggagggtacaGATATaccaggtgtgggggaggctaCAGATATaccaggtgtgggggaggctaCAGATATaccaggtgtgggggaggctaCAGATATaccaggtgtgggggaggctaCAAATATaccaggtgtgggggaggctaCAAATATaccaggtgtgggggaggctaCAAATATaccaggtgtgggggaggctaCAGATATaccaggtgtgggggaggctaCAAATATaccaggtgtgggggaggctaCAGATAtaccaggtgtgggggagggtacaGATATaccaggtgtgggggaggctaCAGATATaccaggtgtgggggaggctaCAAATATaccaggtgtgggggaggctaCAAATATaccaggtgtgggggaggctaCAAATATaccaggtgtgggggaggctaCAAATATaccaggtgtgggggaggctaCAAATATaccaggtgtgggggaggctgcAAATATaccaggtgtgggggaggctaCAAATATaccaggtgtgggggaggctaCAGATATaccaggtgtgggggaggctaCAGATATaccaggtgtgggggaggctaCAGATATaccaggtgtgggggaggctaCAGATATaccaggtgtgggggaggctaCAGATATaccaggtgtgggggaggctacagacttttttttattattattttctaccacagacgtggccagacatttacagtgctaaccaggatatatatacattttcatctgtcccccatggacagggtgagagatttgttaaaccatataattcagtgatgtattgaacaatcaaccacagaaggtgattgtagtgcttttaaaatgctaatctaacctatatacataaatacacagatttacctctgtcatatacatatatacgcaTATACATACGCATATCCATACAAATATCCATATATACACATATccacacatacatacacctaTGTCTTTCCTGCATTGGCAGGGTAAGATAGcttctatagaaactagtgtgttattaaacacttaaccactgaaggtgattaagatgcttttacaagctacatacattgtataacagatgtatcacatagtcaatcttggatacaagtccaatatatcatcaagtgttccagtactcatatagtaattacagagttcagcataccttagcccaggagggcgaaagtcagtcaatatgggacattctacaatataatgttcaagagagtgcatgttttctctttcacaaagttgacacattgtgtactcgacatttgggttttgagagagctgccagatacgtctatatcccaggcgtattctggccactataacatcacattgccgggttcttgttctattagtcccatatgtgaatgcctcctcacgatatctatcataatatttaatgctacaactttcaggtctttgtgaatttgttaggtcggtgagatcttcattagatatttgtttaagtattctctttgtcactgctaatgaaacacccatatcaatttctaccactggttttctacaggctgtcttagcaagcatatcaacagtgtcatgccttgagatgccaacatgtgatggtatccataggaatttaatctcaaatctgttttctttagcagctaaaacattcattcgaatatcactgactattttctgggtgtcactactatgtgcgttcaatgccaggagtgcactctgcgagtcacagtacataagtccactgcctttgtcttttaaaaattcagtggcaaggtatatgcctgcaagttgggtttgagttgtacttgcccaatcattgacgcgcttcattgctgtatgtacgagagaagattgttcaaatatattacacgcTCATCCGGTCCTACAGATGTGTCAGGTGTGGGAAGGTGACAGTAAGGGTCAGTGGAGGAAGGGGTCGAAGCAGAGACCATCAAGATCCTTCAAGACCTTCAAGTAtgattattgagacaagaaaaaatacatctcaaagggatagagtagcttaggctgtttCTACCCGTTTGGTATTTGAGTGACGTCCCCGCCGGAGTCCGGTGTAGCCTCGCCCAGCGACAAGACACTAGCAGTACTCACATGTAAACTCCATTACGCGAGTTGACGTCTCGAGAACACAGCTGATTGTATCTTCACTCAGTATAGCGCCGCGGCGCCCTTCTTGCTGGCAGTgtcctcgcctagttgtgcttgtgggggttgagctctggctctttggtcccggctctcaactgtcagtcaactggtgtacagattcctgtgcctactgggctctatcatatctacatttggaactgtgtatggagtcagcctccaccacatcactgcctaagtcattccacctgttaactgacactgaaaaagttctttctaacgtccctgtgactcatgtgggtactcagtttccacctgtgttcccttgttcgtgtcccacccgtgctatagtttgtctttgtccaccctgtcagttcccctgagaattttgtagatggttatcatgtctcccgttaCTCTGCAATCTTCAGCGAGTTCGTTTGAGTAACAACTCTGGCTCCACTACGTAATGAAGCGTGATAACACAGTGGTAGCCAGCTCCTAGTGGCGTCTCGTTGTTGTTCAACATCTGCCTCATTCTGGGGGAGACATCTGGTCCAGAGGTGCTTCTtctatcttgacgttatcttgagatgatttcggggctttagtgtccccgcggcccggtccttgaccaggcctccacccccaggaagcagcccgtgacagctgactaacacccaggtacctattttactgctaggtaacaggggcatagggtgaaagaaactctgcccattgtttctcgccggcgcctgggatcgaacccgggaccacaggatcacaagtccagtgtgctgtccgctcggccgaccggctcccccacaaTGGGGTGGCCATTAATTACCTCTAGACAGGTCTTGTTTGGATTTGTTGGATTCGCTTCTAGGTCATCTATATTGTTTGGCGGGGTGGTTGTAAATCAGTGTTGTcactgtgttctggtgtgtcagtGTAGCTGTAGGAAGAGTGCTCCTCcgccgccctctctctctctacaccctaacctaacctgcattATTACTTGATATCCTCGTCAGAAGATTTCATTTCCTGTACCTCTTATCAGTTTCGTTTGTTATTGctatcttgagtgtgtgtgtgtgtgtgtgtgtgtagggtgtgtgtgtgtgtgtgtgtgtgtgtgtagggtgtgtgtgtgtgtgtgtgtagggtgtgtgtgtgtgtgtgtgtgtgtgtgtgtgtgtgtgtgtgtgtgtgtgtgtgtgtgtgtgtgtgtgtgtgtgtgtgtgtgtagggtgtgtgtgtgtgtgtgtgtgtgtgtgtgtgtgtgtagggtatgtgtgtgtgtgtactcacctagttgtgcttgcgggggttgagctctggctctttggtcccgcctctcaactgtcaatcaacaggtgtacaggttcctgagcctattgggctctatcatatctacacttgaaactgtgtatggagtcagcctccaccacatcacttcctaatgcattccatttgtcaaccactctgacactaaaaaagttctttctaatatctctgtggctcatttgggcactcagtttccacctgtgtccccttgtgcgtgtgccccttgtgttaaatagcctgtctttatcaaccctgtctttgtgcctgcaggatcgagctttagctcttcgACTCTACCTTTCTAGCCGCTGGTTATTTAGTTCAATAATTCCTCTGCTATGTCTCTGCCGTATCTCCTTTTAACATAACATATAGTAAAAACCTTCGCCTCGGTCCTCACACACGTGGGTCACCGGCTCGAGCCTCCtagtgcccaggtgaatggaaggaTTATATATGGTGTTGACTTCTATGAACCACACATTTATAGCTTTCAAACATCTCTGACTTGTCTGTTTCTGAAGCTTCCATCCATACCCTCTTGTCCTGTTGGTGTCTACCTTCGAGTATCTTTATTTCCCACTGTCAATACCCTTAAGTATAGATATTACAGCGAGGCAGTTTCTCTTAAAGTGTGTGTAACGTTCTTCTGTTTTCCCTCTACATCTGTTCTCATTTCCATCACGTtatacttgctggtgttgaactctacTAGCCATTTCTTGGAGCATCTGTGTAGCTCGTGTGTTACCATGGTGTAGCCTGGAATCTTCAACCGTCGGGACACTGCT contains:
- the LOC138366759 gene encoding uncharacterized protein, whose amino-acid sequence is MWSSLSTAAATLLCLSGHLVAVFVRPNSVVSVKDVTGVSSPAAAGVILYDGDGSGSSGDPSPLQGPQQPGWDAQRDKVILSTSKQHAKSSGIVRKNNNKKKSVASPTPGISVASPTPGISVASPTPGISVASPTPGISVASPTPGISVASPTPGIFVASPTPGIFAASPTPGIFVASPTPGIFVASPTPGIFVASPTPGIFVASPTPGIFVASPTPGISVASPTPGISVPSPTPGISVASPTPGIFVASPTPGISVASPTPGIFVASPTPGIFVASPTPGIFVASPTPGISVASPTPGISVASPTPGISVASPTPGISVPSPTPGISVPSPTPDISVAYSTPGISVASPTPGISVASPTPGISVPSPTPGISVPSPTPGISVPSPTPDISVAYSTPGISVASPTPGIFVASPTPGISVPSPTPGIFVASPTPGIFVAYSTPGISVASPTPGISVPSPTPGIFVASPTPGIFVAYSTPGISVPSPTPGISVPSPTPDISVASPTPGISVPSPTPGIFVASPTPGIFVAYSTPGISVASPTPGIAVVSPTPDISVASPTPGISVPSPTPGIFVASPTPGISVASPTPGISVPSPTPGIFVASPTPGISVASPTPGIFVAYSTPGISVPSPTPGISVPSPTPGIFVASPTPGISVASPTPGISVASPTPGIFVAYSTPGISVASPTPGISVPSPTPGISVASPTPGISVPSPTPGISVAYSTPGISVASPTLGISVASPTPGISVASPTPGISVASPTPCISVACNTPGISVPSPTPGISVASPTPGISVASPTPGISVAYSTPGISVASPTPGISVASPTPGISVASPTPCISAACNTPGISVACNTPGISVACNTPGISVACNTPGISVACNTPGISVASPTPGISVACNTPGISVACNTPGISVASPTPGISVACNTPGSIIPEYTDGISNLDSCSINCIL